Proteins encoded by one window of Flavobacterium sp. N502540:
- a CDS encoding T9SS type A sorting domain-containing protein, giving the protein MKIKLLLLLLLANFSIYAQTNLVPNGDFETWSSSSQPDNWYRYFSGFISQSTTAQKGSSSTNMKISSGTFNYINSEFFPVTANKTYRITMYHKLVSGTFSALDFSLYHKPGTFKAEIIKKTDAVFSSSEWRKIEFEYTPTVSENIEIDIWTTGTLNSEILVDNISVVDVADVPSPYTLIPDVNFENRLIALGIDSGTADGKVLTANIIKVKILDLATTIVYDLTGLEDFYNLETLYCSGASDPNGGVTGKLTKLNVTKNTKLTTLYCSGNQLTDLDVSQNLALKLLYCPYNKLTTIDITKNLSLEKFFIAGNSLTTIDVSKNLSLIQLNVSSNQISNIDLTANKALETLTINQNKITDLDVSQNLKLTYLSVSGNNLAKSPDLTKNKALESFTAANSLLTTIDLSQNKALRSLDLRQNKFETLDVSNNPGLTTLYLQENLLTSLNLTNNTSLLSNQISFTSNPKLTCIQVSDVAAANTNWSTKKDPTTSFSSTPCIAPGSYTLIPDINFEKKLIALGIDSGAPDGKVLTSKISTITEIDLYYSNISDLTGIQDFKSLTSLSCMSNNITSLDISQNLQLLSLEAGFNNLTTLNTSKNLTLLYLTLAYNQITNLDLSQNVNLRLLSVDSNKLTNIDTSNNKNLSALWCASNLLTSLDLSKNRSLTSLKCPENKLLTTINLKNGNNRSMQITYNAINFTENPLLTCILVDNALYSNEKWGSFKDVSASYSTVDCSQVTAIPDPAFEDKLIALNIDKDGKNGTVLNSSIENIASLDVASSTIKNLTGIKGFTSLNSLNCSGNLLSLLDVSQNKALTLLNCTNNSLESLNLKNGNNINFDVNSNFKNNPNLNCIQVDDDAYANTNWSTFKDTAANYNVDCTRYTLIPDSNFEDKLIALEIDKDGKNGKVATASVNKVISLDISNSNISDISGIEDFIALTSLNCNYNTISNINIKNNEALLGLDLFENKLTSLDVTKNKKLLSLTFSENQVSTIDLSQNKELHFLTCDRNLLNDLDISSNTQLRSLSCGQDNLTTLNISNQPNLETLSCNFTTISKLDVSSNKKLENLYFSSNQLASLDLSNNPLLKIISLSWNKLTSLDLSHNPLLELVFLEFNPLTSLNVQNGNNKNFVLPSKSGKNAATAIYTSFLGNKTLSCIQVDDADYSNANWANIKEKSATYSNTCKTLGIDTNNFEKVTIYPNPTKGDLNIQNASLEKATLYNSLGQLVKSFTLNSSDLNNTIDLSGLPKGVYYIYLINKDAASAKKIIVE; this is encoded by the coding sequence ATGAAAATAAAACTACTTTTATTGCTGTTACTAGCAAATTTTTCAATTTATGCCCAGACTAATTTAGTCCCAAATGGTGACTTCGAAACCTGGTCTTCCTCATCACAACCCGATAACTGGTATCGCTATTTTAGTGGATTTATTTCTCAAAGTACAACAGCTCAAAAAGGTTCCTCGAGTACCAATATGAAGATTTCCAGCGGTACATTTAACTATATTAATAGCGAATTTTTTCCGGTAACAGCAAATAAAACGTACCGTATAACCATGTACCACAAATTAGTTTCCGGTACATTTTCTGCTCTTGATTTTAGTTTATATCATAAACCAGGCACTTTTAAAGCTGAGATTATTAAAAAAACAGATGCAGTGTTTTCAAGCTCAGAATGGAGAAAAATCGAATTTGAGTATACCCCAACCGTAAGCGAAAACATAGAAATAGATATCTGGACCACAGGAACACTGAACTCTGAAATTTTAGTCGATAACATTTCTGTTGTAGATGTTGCTGATGTTCCTTCTCCATACACTTTAATACCTGACGTGAATTTTGAAAACAGGTTAATCGCATTAGGAATTGACTCCGGAACTGCCGATGGAAAGGTATTAACAGCCAATATTATAAAAGTTAAAATTTTAGACCTTGCCACCACAATAGTTTATGACTTAACAGGACTTGAAGATTTTTATAACTTAGAAACCTTGTATTGTTCTGGAGCTTCCGACCCTAATGGAGGAGTAACAGGTAAATTGACAAAATTAAACGTTACTAAAAATACAAAGCTAACCACATTATACTGCTCCGGAAATCAGCTAACAGACTTAGACGTATCACAAAACTTAGCCTTAAAATTGCTCTATTGTCCTTATAATAAACTGACAACAATTGATATCACTAAAAACTTATCATTAGAGAAATTTTTTATTGCAGGAAATAGTCTAACCACTATAGATGTTTCTAAAAACCTTTCATTAATTCAATTAAATGTGAGCTCAAATCAAATTTCAAATATTGATTTAACCGCTAATAAAGCTCTGGAAACACTTACTATTAATCAAAATAAAATAACAGATCTTGACGTATCTCAAAATTTAAAACTTACTTATTTGTCCGTCTCCGGAAACAATTTAGCAAAAAGTCCTGATCTGACCAAAAACAAAGCTCTTGAGTCTTTCACGGCAGCAAACAGTCTATTAACAACGATAGATCTGTCTCAAAATAAAGCTTTGCGCAGTCTGGACCTTCGTCAAAATAAGTTCGAAACATTAGACGTTTCCAATAATCCGGGACTAACTACTTTATATTTACAAGAGAATCTATTGACAAGTTTAAATCTCACTAACAATACATCCTTACTTAGCAATCAAATCTCTTTCACATCGAATCCAAAATTAACTTGTATTCAGGTTAGTGATGTTGCAGCTGCAAATACAAATTGGTCAACCAAAAAAGACCCAACGACATCCTTTTCCTCGACCCCTTGTATCGCTCCTGGATCATACACCTTAATTCCGGATATTAATTTTGAGAAAAAACTAATAGCATTAGGAATCGACTCGGGAGCTCCAGACGGAAAAGTCCTAACTTCAAAAATTTCCACTATCACAGAAATAGATCTTTACTATAGTAATATTAGCGACCTAACCGGAATTCAGGATTTTAAATCTTTAACGTCATTAAGCTGTATGTCCAACAACATAACCAGTCTTGACATCTCTCAAAATTTGCAATTATTATCCCTAGAAGCAGGTTTCAATAATTTAACAACATTAAATACATCCAAAAACCTTACTCTACTATATTTAACACTTGCTTACAATCAAATAACAAATCTCGACCTTTCGCAAAATGTTAATTTGAGACTTCTAAGCGTTGATTCAAACAAACTAACCAATATTGATACATCCAACAATAAAAATCTATCTGCATTATGGTGCGCTTCAAACCTGTTAACAAGTTTAGATCTTTCTAAAAACCGATCTTTAACATCTTTAAAATGTCCTGAAAATAAATTATTGACCACAATAAATTTAAAAAATGGAAACAACCGCTCTATGCAAATTACTTACAATGCTATTAATTTTACTGAAAACCCTTTACTAACATGCATCTTAGTAGACAATGCTCTTTATTCAAATGAAAAATGGGGAAGTTTTAAAGATGTTTCTGCATCGTACTCAACTGTAGATTGCTCTCAGGTTACGGCAATTCCAGATCCCGCTTTTGAAGATAAGTTAATTGCATTAAACATTGACAAAGACGGTAAAAACGGTACAGTTTTAAACAGCAGTATTGAAAATATAGCTTCTTTAGACGTTGCTTCAAGCACTATAAAAAACTTAACCGGAATTAAAGGTTTCACCAGTTTAAACTCTCTAAATTGTTCCGGAAATCTATTGTCTCTTTTAGATGTTTCTCAAAATAAAGCTTTAACCCTTCTTAATTGCACCAATAATTCTTTAGAAAGTTTAAATCTAAAGAACGGGAATAATATAAATTTTGATGTAAACTCTAATTTTAAGAACAATCCTAATCTAAATTGCATTCAGGTTGATGACGATGCTTATGCCAATACGAATTGGAGTACTTTCAAAGATACGGCTGCAAACTACAATGTAGACTGTACCAGATACACCCTAATTCCGGACTCTAATTTTGAAGATAAGTTAATTGCTCTGGAAATTGACAAAGACGGCAAAAATGGTAAAGTTGCAACCGCAAGTGTAAACAAAGTTATCTCTTTAGACATTTCTAATTCTAACATTAGCGACATTTCGGGAATAGAAGATTTCATTGCATTAACTTCTTTAAATTGTAATTACAATACAATAAGCAATATAAATATCAAAAATAACGAAGCATTACTTGGTTTAGATTTATTTGAAAACAAATTGACGAGCTTAGACGTTACCAAAAACAAAAAGTTACTTAGTTTAACCTTTAGCGAAAACCAGGTTTCAACAATTGATTTATCTCAAAACAAGGAACTTCATTTTTTAACCTGTGATAGAAATCTTCTAAATGATCTAGATATATCTTCAAATACTCAACTAAGATCTCTCTCTTGTGGTCAAGATAATTTAACCACATTAAATATATCAAATCAACCTAATCTTGAAACGTTAAGTTGCAATTTTACTACAATTTCAAAATTAGACGTTTCCTCTAATAAAAAACTGGAAAACTTATACTTTAGCAGTAACCAATTAGCATCTTTAGACCTTAGCAACAACCCGCTTTTAAAAATAATAAGTTTAAGCTGGAATAAATTAACATCTTTAGATTTATCACATAATCCCCTTTTAGAACTTGTTTTCCTTGAATTTAACCCGTTAACTTCACTGAATGTCCAAAATGGTAACAATAAAAATTTCGTATTGCCGTCTAAATCCGGTAAAAATGCTGCTACCGCCATATACACCAGCTTCTTAGGAAATAAAACACTAAGCTGTATACAAGTGGATGATGCCGATTATTCAAATGCCAACTGGGCAAACATTAAAGAAAAAAGTGCCACTTATTCTAACACTTGTAAAACATTAGGTATTGATACCAACAATTTTGAAAAAGTAACAATCTATCCAAATCCAACAAAGGGCGACCTAAACATTCAAAATGCAAGTTTAGAAAAAGCAACTCTTTATAATAGTCTGGGCCAGCTTGTGAAATCATTTACATTAAATTCAAGTGATCTCAATAATACAATCGATTTATCCGGTTTACCAAAAGGAGTTTATTACATATACTTAATAAATAAAGATGCAGCTTCAGCTAAAAAAATTATTGTAGAGTAA
- a CDS encoding MBL fold metallo-hydrolase: protein MKLYPIESGNFKLDGGAMFGVVPKTIWNKTNPADANNLIDIAARCLLIEDGNRLILIDTGMGDKQSEKFFGYYSLWGSHSIDKSLAKYGFQRDDITDVFMTHLHFDHCGGSVQWNSDRTFYEPAFKNAKFWTNENHWEWATKPNAREKASFLSENILPMQESGQLHFISRPESDFGFSEEMNFGIYYVDGHTEKQMIPHIQYQDKTIVFCADLLATAGHIPLPYVMGYDTRPLLTMPEKSKFLNAAADNNYYLFLEHDAHNQIITVEHTEKGVRLKEVFTCEEIL, encoded by the coding sequence CATCTGGAACAAAACCAATCCTGCCGATGCTAATAACTTAATTGATATTGCTGCACGCTGCCTGCTTATTGAAGATGGAAATCGTCTGATTTTGATTGATACCGGAATGGGAGACAAACAATCGGAGAAGTTTTTTGGCTATTATTCGCTCTGGGGATCGCATTCGATCGACAAATCGTTAGCGAAATATGGTTTTCAGAGAGACGATATTACAGACGTTTTTATGACGCATTTGCATTTTGATCATTGTGGCGGAAGTGTGCAATGGAATTCAGACCGGACTTTTTACGAGCCGGCTTTTAAAAATGCGAAGTTTTGGACGAATGAAAATCATTGGGAATGGGCAACAAAACCCAATGCACGTGAAAAGGCTTCTTTTCTTTCAGAGAATATTTTGCCTATGCAGGAAAGTGGACAATTGCATTTTATAAGTCGTCCAGAGAGTGATTTTGGTTTTTCTGAGGAAATGAATTTTGGAATTTATTATGTGGATGGCCATACCGAAAAACAAATGATCCCACATATCCAATATCAGGATAAAACGATTGTTTTTTGTGCCGATTTGCTGGCTACAGCGGGACATATTCCGTTACCCTATGTAATGGGCTATGATACGCGACCTTTGCTAACCATGCCGGAAAAATCAAAGTTTTTGAACGCAGCGGCTGACAATAACTATTATTTGTTTTTAGAACATGATGCGCACAATCAGATTATAACGGTGGAACATACCGAAAAAGGTGTTCGCTTAAAAGAAGTATTTACCTGCGAAGAAATTCTTTAA